TAGATGGCGTTGGGCATCCATTCGCGCAGTTCTTTGGGATCGAGCGAAGTTTGCGCACCGCTGACGGCTGCTGCTTGCAGCTTGGTCGATTCGCGGGCGATGGGATCGCTGCTCTTGGGGTCGGCCAGGTCATCGTGCAATGCGAGCCACAGCGATGTGCAAGCGCCAGCGGAACCGCCCGTCGCGCCGACGCGAGTCGGGTCGAGATTCCATTCCTTCGCCTTCGAGCGAATGGTTTGCAGCGCGCGGGCCGCATCGTGCAACGGAGCCTTCACCGGCGGCACAACCTTTTGTTCCATGGCCTGATCGATAAAGCGATAGTTGATCGCGGCGACCGAAATGCCGGCATCGAGATAAGGCTTGATCGTGGTGGTACCGTAACCGGTCTTGTCGCCGTTCTTCCAGCCGCCACCGTGAATCAGCAGCACGACCGGCGTGGGCTTGTCGCTCTTGGCTTGCCAGAAGTCAAAGCGTTGACGTTCACTGTCCTTGCCGTATTCATAATTGGCAACCGTGGGTGCGAGCCGTTCCGGGGGAGCCTTTTTGGCAGGTGCTTTTGGTTCGACAACTTTGCTCTTCGGCGCGTCGGCCTTGGATGCAGCCGTCTTTGGTTCAGCAGCTTTTTTCTCTTGAGCAAAAGACGAAGTGACAGGCAGCAGGCCGAGCAGCAGTGCTGCGGCGGCCAGCCAATGAGTGGAACGCATGGGCAAATCTCCGGAAAGAGAGCGGATGAACTCGTTACGAGCCGCTTAGTCTGGAGAGGCCCGCGCGCGAAGTCAAGCGCTCGTACGGTTCGCCAGTGAGAGCAATGCTCGGCCCGTGATGGTCCAAATAGCAGAGCCTACTTGGAAACCAGATCAAAGTTCAGAGTTTGATTGCCCGGGCCGACATCGCGCACCAGTTCGGATTGGCGATTGTATTTGGTCGGCACCCGTTCGCGCTCGCGCGGTTTCGACTCACGAAAGCTGGTGATGCGGACGACATTTTTACCGACCAGTGCGCCGATCTGATCGTTCGTGAATTGCAGGACGTAATTTCCCTGTTCATCGGTCACGCCATAGGCAGGAGAGCCACCTTCGGGCTGAAACTCCACCGTGCAAAACTCGAGGGGCTGACCATCGAGCGTGACCTTGCCACTGACGCGACCAAAGTCCGCTTCACGGCAGCCGGTGGCAAATGCGAGAACCGAAGACAAACAAATGGAAACGGAGAATCCGAGTTGCTTTGAAGTACCCAGCCAATTCATGCAGCAAGATCCTGTCGCTTAGTAGCCGGCCACCGGTTGTCCGTCGTTGCGCATGCCCAGCCGCTGATAGGCACCCAGCATTGTCACATCAAGCGGGCTGCCGGTGGTGCTTTGCGGGTCACCCGCGCTGATGTCGTAGTGAATCGTGTTGCTGATAAAGTGCACACTGCCATCGCAGAACAAAAACATACCGCCGCCGGGATGCAAACTGCCGAAGCCCTCGGTGCAGGACGTATCGCTGCAGAACGTGGGCGGCTGGCGCGGGTCGTTTAGCTTGACGCTCACTCGCCCGCGCAAATGATACGAGCCCCACATATCGGGCCCCGGCGGATTGCGCGAACCAGCCCAAACTCCCGCGCGACAACGGAAATCGCGCTCACCAACGGCAAAGGTTTGGCTCAGGCCATCGACAATATCCTTCATGCCGTAAGCCCTGTTCGCATGCAGGATGCCCGTGCGCAATTCTTCGTTGTTGTGCCCGTTTACACCGTTGGGGTCGAAGAAGCCGCCGTTTCCCATGTAATTGTTGGTCGCCATCTCGAAATCGATGTCGCAACCATTGCATTCAAAGTGTCGATGGCACGACAGTCCGCTCTTGCCAGCCGGCGAAAGTGCGGGCGTGATATCTGACGGGCAGCGATACATTTTCAATTTGGTTTGCAGGAACTTTTGCTGGGTGGTGTCTTTCACCACGTCCCACAGGCGGCGCTCACTCACGCCCGCTTTCTCGAACAGTCCCTGCTGTTCCATGTACGGCAGCAGAAACGCGGGCCAGCCCCATTCGGCCTCGTTCCCCGCCTTCATGATCCAGCCCGAAGGGAGCGTCTGATACGTGTCGTGATAGTTGTGTAGTCCGACGCCAATCTGCTTCAGATTGTTCGTACACTGTGCTCTCCGGGCAGCCTCGCGGGCCGCTTGCACCGCCGGCAGGAGCAGCGCCACCAGGACGCCGATAATGGCAATCACGACCAGCAGTTCCACGAGTGTGAAGCCGCGAACACCTTGGTTCTGAATACCAACAGATCTGCGCATCGCTCAACCTCCCCGATCATTGCCCGCTGGCGCTGCCGAATGGAGAGACGCGCGGGAAAATTCAACCAGGACAGAACCTCAGGCAACAGGCTGACGCAGGACGAGATGGTTCGAACGAACTAACAGTGAAAAGAGTGCAGCACTCGCCCCGTGCCGACCATTGGGCGGATGATATAGCACCGTTAGGGGAAATTCAATCAGCGAAATTCAAGTTCGCCAAAGAAATAATTTCCCGGAGCCAGAAGCGTCAGCGGCGCGGAGAGTATTTGCTTGATATCTCCTGCTGTACTCTCCGCGCCGCTGACGCTTCCGGCTCACTGTGACTGCATCGCTCGATGGCTTTTTACGCGCCGCCTAAGCGCAAGCCCTTCGGCAAGCTTTCGCCGAACGCGCGGGACTGTTCTTCGACGTCGAGCTGGCCACCAGCGCGGACGAGTTCCAAGATGTGGGCCGCTGCGTTTTGTTGTTCGAGCCAAGCGAGGACGCGGTCGCGAATGAGCTCGGGAATGTCTCGATAGCGGTCGCCCGTCTTGCGGGCTAGTTGAACGACGGCAAAGACCGTTTGCGCATCGGGCGTTTCGATTTGCAGCAGCGCATGGAGCCAGGTGGCCGCAACGTCCGCGGCGACGACCGTGTTGAGTGGGCCATACATCGGCTGCCGAGCGCCAAGGCGGCCGAGCGTCCACTGCATGGCCGGGCGAATTCCTTCCAGCTTCTTCTTGGGCAGCAGATCAACGAGCAGCGTCCCCAGTTCGAGCTTGATAGTGCCGGGCAGAAGCTCGAGCGAACCGAGGAGCCGCAGGACCTCAATGGAGTCTTGCACACTAAATGCCGCGGCCTGCTTGCCGCCGGCGGTGCTCTGCTTGTGCAATTGCCTGACGAGCGCCAGAAGTGGCTCGGCGATCGCCCGCTGCTGACCGGCTGAGAAGCCGCCGGCGATGCGCCGCCACAAAATGAGCGACTCCGTCCTGCTGCTCGCAGCAGCGTGTGCCAGTTTGCCTTGTACGGTTTTCCAAGTTTCGGCAACGCGCCAATCATCCACCGCCAGGCCATAACCGGGACGCAGTGCATAGCCAAGCAAGTTAAGCCAGCGGGCTTCGTGAACGGCCGATTTCTTTCGCCCCGCTTCGAGCGCGAGGAGTGCTTCCCACAAGCGGCGGAGGAGCGACGTCGGCCAATCGGCACGATCCATTTCCAGCGCGGTGGTCAGCCCTTTCATCAGCGAGTCTGGCTTCTCCGTGCTGCCCGGGCCAAAGACATTTTCCAGCACTTGCTGACAAGCGGCCCAGGTCTGCTCGTCGACAAAGCCTTCTTCTTCGGCTGCCGATTGATGGGCCGTCAGATCGGTTTGCGTCGTGGAACGAACATCGAACTGCAACTTCCAACTCCGCTCGCCCCGCTGCTCGGCACACCATAGTTCGAGGGTGCCGATTTCGGTGAGCATGGCATGCAGCTTGACGGAGACCATGCCCCGCTCGCTGCGGCGACGCGTCTTCAGGGCGGTGCGAATCGGTGGCAGCGGCGTCATTTGTTCGCGATCGACGGAAAAGACTTCGCCCGGACGATCGGCAAGCCGTGTGCTCGACACATAGAGCGGAAACTCGACCGGTTCGCTGACGAGGAGTTCCAGCGGGCGGTCGAGGACCACTTCCTGTCCCGGTTCCGCATTGCCAGGTAACAGGCAGATCGCGGACGGCGGCTCCGATTCAAAGCCGATGTAATACGTCCGCGCCAGCGAAGCTGCGATCCGCACACCTTGCCCACGCCGCACCATGCCGTAATAGGCGGCCCCGCGGGCCACGGCCAATTCCAGCCGGTCGTTTTCCAGAACGGTTGGCTGCCACGGTTTCTCTGGCGTGCT
Above is a window of Anatilimnocola aggregata DNA encoding:
- a CDS encoding DUF1559 domain-containing protein — translated: MRRSVGIQNQGVRGFTLVELLVVIAIIGVLVALLLPAVQAAREAARRAQCTNNLKQIGVGLHNYHDTYQTLPSGWIMKAGNEAEWGWPAFLLPYMEQQGLFEKAGVSERRLWDVVKDTTQQKFLQTKLKMYRCPSDITPALSPAGKSGLSCHRHFECNGCDIDFEMATNNYMGNGGFFDPNGVNGHNNEELRTGILHANRAYGMKDIVDGLSQTFAVGERDFRCRAGVWAGSRNPPGPDMWGSYHLRGRVSVKLNDPRQPPTFCSDTSCTEGFGSLHPGGGMFLFCDGSVHFISNTIHYDISAGDPQSTTGSPLDVTMLGAYQRLGMRNDGQPVAGY
- a CDS encoding alpha/beta hydrolase, with the protein product MRSTHWLAAAALLLGLLPVTSSFAQEKKAAEPKTAASKADAPKSKVVEPKAPAKKAPPERLAPTVANYEYGKDSERQRFDFWQAKSDKPTPVVLLIHGGGWKNGDKTGYGTTTIKPYLDAGISVAAINYRFIDQAMEQKVVPPVKAPLHDAARALQTIRSKAKEWNLDPTRVGATGGSAGACTSLWLALHDDLADPKSSDPIARESTKLQAAAVSGAQTSLDPKELREWMPNAIYGGHAFGFAGPGRDRAAEFDLLIANRDQVMPWIKEYSPIELVSKDDPPLFLDYTGKRPPVLGESAPDPTHSPMYGVKLAERCKPAGVQCIVQYETAEDKEFGTVAKFLIAKLTGK
- a CDS encoding carboxypeptidase regulatory-like domain-containing protein, translating into MNWLGTSKQLGFSVSICLSSVLAFATGCREADFGRVSGKVTLDGQPLEFCTVEFQPEGGSPAYGVTDEQGNYVLQFTNDQIGALVGKNVVRITSFRESKPRERERVPTKYNRQSELVRDVGPGNQTLNFDLVSK
- a CDS encoding hsp70 family protein, translating into MDATPAPFETELPSRYVVGIDLGTTNSALCYVDTQEKNGPIRVLQVPQLVAPSQIEPRETLPSFHYQPPAGEIPAGGLKLPWDTAEPASCVGVMARDWGAQVSGRTISSAKSWLCHTGIDRTADVLPWHAAEDVEKLSPVAASSRYLAHLRAAWNARFKTEPLEQQDVVLTLPASFDEVARELTVQAAARAGLPRVVLIEEPQAAFYAWINKHAANWEERVTPGQKILVCDVGGGTTDFTLIRVRRGEGDRVQFHRVAVGDHLILGGDNFDLALAQHLEARFTKGGKLQPRQWDILLRLARQLKEEMLADPAPEQRSVSLPTTGSKLIGSSSSLTVTRDEVRQVLVEGFCPHVSLNDKPSARRSGFQEFGLPYANDAAITRYLAAFLTAHRNVALDDVNLPAGQDPARPDVLLFNGGAFLSKLLQQRVVDVVTSWFSTPEKPWQPTVLENDRLELAVARGAAYYGMVRRGQGVRIAASLARTYYIGFESEPPSAICLLPGNAEPGQEVVLDRPLELLVSEPVEFPLYVSSTRLADRPGEVFSVDREQMTPLPPIRTALKTRRRSERGMVSVKLHAMLTEIGTLELWCAEQRGERSWKLQFDVRSTTQTDLTAHQSAAEEEGFVDEQTWAACQQVLENVFGPGSTEKPDSLMKGLTTALEMDRADWPTSLLRRLWEALLALEAGRKKSAVHEARWLNLLGYALRPGYGLAVDDWRVAETWKTVQGKLAHAAASSRTESLILWRRIAGGFSAGQQRAIAEPLLALVRQLHKQSTAGGKQAAAFSVQDSIEVLRLLGSLELLPGTIKLELGTLLVDLLPKKKLEGIRPAMQWTLGRLGARQPMYGPLNTVVAADVAATWLHALLQIETPDAQTVFAVVQLARKTGDRYRDIPELIRDRVLAWLEQQNAAAHILELVRAGGQLDVEEQSRAFGESLPKGLRLGGA